A window of Zingiber officinale cultivar Zhangliang chromosome 5A, Zo_v1.1, whole genome shotgun sequence contains these coding sequences:
- the LOC121983107 gene encoding transcription factor bHLH162-like isoform X2, whose protein sequence is MESSARPDRKTIERNRRIQMKALYSQLIALLPAPSSKEGTAAVEGLTLQEKLDEAIKYIKEKQGKLENMRKRKRQLSAGIGKQAATGSRECLPKIEVHRWRTNLNSGLKVMIMSGPWEHQKVFWEAIRVLEVEGFEVATASYAVTGNRAFHIVQSLVTEVRTGVEAGRVLEKLQKTIFDV, encoded by the exons ATGGAGAGCTCAGCCCGGCCGGACAGGAAGACTATCGAAAGGAACCGGAGAATCCAAATGAAAGCTCTTTACTCGCAGCTCATCGCCCTCCTCCCCGCGCCCTCTTCCAAG GAAGGAACGGCAGCGGTGGAAGGACTGACTCTGCAGGAGAAGCTGGACGAGGccataaaatacataaaggaGAAACAGGGGAAGCTGGAGAacatgaggaagaggaagaggcagCTGAGTGCAGGAATTGGAAAGCAAGCGGCTACTGGTTCACGCGAATGTTTGCCCAAGATTGAGGTGCATAGATGGAGAACGAATTTAAATTCTGGGTTGAAAGTGATGATAATGAGCGGTCCGTGGGAGCACCAGAAGGTGTTCTGGGAGGCCATCCGAGTGCTGGAAGTAGAAGGGTTTGAGGTGGCCACTGCAAGCTATGCAGTAACAGGGAACAGAGCTTTCCACATAGTTCAGTCTTTG GTCACCGAGGTTAGAACTGGAGTAGAGGCTGGCAGAGTGCTGGAGAAACTGCAAAAGACAATATTCGATGTCTG
- the LOC121983107 gene encoding transcription factor bHLH162-like isoform X1 translates to MESSARPDRKTIERNRRIQMKALYSQLIALLPAPSSKQEGTAAVEGLTLQEKLDEAIKYIKEKQGKLENMRKRKRQLSAGIGKQAATGSRECLPKIEVHRWRTNLNSGLKVMIMSGPWEHQKVFWEAIRVLEVEGFEVATASYAVTGNRAFHIVQSLVTEVRTGVEAGRVLEKLQKTIFDV, encoded by the exons ATGGAGAGCTCAGCCCGGCCGGACAGGAAGACTATCGAAAGGAACCGGAGAATCCAAATGAAAGCTCTTTACTCGCAGCTCATCGCCCTCCTCCCCGCGCCCTCTTCCAAG CAGGAAGGAACGGCAGCGGTGGAAGGACTGACTCTGCAGGAGAAGCTGGACGAGGccataaaatacataaaggaGAAACAGGGGAAGCTGGAGAacatgaggaagaggaagaggcagCTGAGTGCAGGAATTGGAAAGCAAGCGGCTACTGGTTCACGCGAATGTTTGCCCAAGATTGAGGTGCATAGATGGAGAACGAATTTAAATTCTGGGTTGAAAGTGATGATAATGAGCGGTCCGTGGGAGCACCAGAAGGTGTTCTGGGAGGCCATCCGAGTGCTGGAAGTAGAAGGGTTTGAGGTGGCCACTGCAAGCTATGCAGTAACAGGGAACAGAGCTTTCCACATAGTTCAGTCTTTG GTCACCGAGGTTAGAACTGGAGTAGAGGCTGGCAGAGTGCTGGAGAAACTGCAAAAGACAATATTCGATGTCTG